A genomic stretch from Mycobacterium cookii includes:
- a CDS encoding type VII secretion target: MDAATVRAVADRFDDTAHRIDAVVRIHLGGLTFDGATAGRAYAGQGDAIRFALHRLSAELTQWARATAEVAATLRASADRYSEADQYAAAGIG; this comes from the coding sequence GTGGACGCTGCGACGGTGCGCGCGGTCGCGGACCGGTTCGACGACACCGCACATCGCATCGACGCGGTGGTGCGTATTCATCTCGGCGGGTTGACTTTCGACGGAGCCACCGCGGGGCGGGCTTATGCCGGCCAGGGCGATGCGATCAGGTTCGCGCTGCACCGGCTCAGCGCCGAGCTGACGCAATGGGCAAGGGCCACTGCAGAAGTCGCTGCGACCCTGCGCGCGAGCGCGGACCGCTACAGCGAAGCGGACCAGTACGCCGCCGCGGGAATCGGCTGA